The Flavobacterium commune genome contains a region encoding:
- a CDS encoding family 43 glycosylhydrolase translates to MKNFKPGIFILLMSMLLISCKLTSKKENLQTKSKIANPIIEGYFADPCIVKEGDTFFIYATIDPWGGDELAVFSTKDFLKFERHQLNWPTKKACTSPGSNDSMVWAPSVKKAANGKYYMYVSVGSEIWVGVSDAPLGPWKNAKEDSSPLISSKDYPAVHNIDADCFIDEDGQAYLYWGSGFNWKNGVCMATKLNSDMISFHGEPKAVTPKDYFEAPYMIKRFGKYYLMYSSGKAIDATYKVGYAVGNSPLGPFETASNSPILETSADSTTYGPGHHSVFNENGQDYILYHRIFPQKEKYVLRQICIDSLNFDANHQIIKIKPTGITSF, encoded by the coding sequence ATGAAGAATTTTAAACCGGGTATTTTTATTTTGCTGATGAGCATGTTGCTGATTTCTTGTAAGCTAACAAGCAAGAAGGAAAATCTACAGACTAAATCAAAAATCGCAAATCCCATTATAGAAGGATATTTTGCAGATCCCTGCATTGTAAAAGAAGGAGATACTTTTTTTATTTATGCCACAATCGATCCTTGGGGAGGTGATGAGTTGGCTGTATTTTCAACTAAGGATTTCTTGAAATTTGAACGTCATCAATTAAATTGGCCCACAAAAAAAGCCTGTACAAGTCCGGGGTCCAATGATTCTATGGTATGGGCGCCTTCTGTTAAAAAAGCAGCAAACGGAAAATATTACATGTATGTTTCTGTGGGAAGCGAAATTTGGGTTGGTGTGAGTGATGCTCCTCTAGGTCCCTGGAAAAATGCCAAAGAAGATTCTTCACCTTTAATTTCATCAAAAGACTATCCTGCTGTACATAATATCGATGCCGATTGTTTTATTGATGAAGATGGTCAGGCTTATTTATACTGGGGTTCCGGATTTAATTGGAAAAATGGTGTTTGTATGGCGACCAAGCTGAATTCAGATATGATTTCATTTCATGGAGAACCCAAAGCAGTCACCCCTAAAGATTATTTTGAAGCTCCATACATGATTAAGCGTTTTGGAAAATATTATTTGATGTATTCATCAGGAAAAGCCATAGATGCCACTTATAAAGTAGGATATGCTGTGGGAAATTCTCCATTAGGTCCATTTGAAACAGCTTCGAATAGTCCTATTCTGGAAACGTCTGCTGATAGTACAACTTATGGACCGGGACATCATTCCGTATTTAATGAAAATGGACAGGATTATATTTTGTACCATCGCATTTTTCCGCAAAAAGAAAAATATGTTTTACGTCAAATTTGTATTGATAGTCTGAATTTTGATGCGAATCATCAAATAATAAAAATAAAACCAACTGGTATTACCAGTTTCTGA